Proteins from a genomic interval of Kitasatospora herbaricolor:
- a CDS encoding GH92 family glycosyl hydrolase: MLAAAGPADAAVTPAQAAAVPLTRYVDPFVGTDDSTAPDPVPGGSGGSTYPGAVVPFGGVQFSPDTPTASPSGYRWSDSSVESFSLTHFDGAGCPNNEDLPLLPVTGALTASPGSAWTEYASGHTKAEESAAPGRYRTRLDRYGTDVELTATTRTGMGRLTYPATDTARLLIGTGRSATGDRPGSLRIDGPEVTGSVTAGGFCGSSKTYQIWFDLRLDRAPTGFGTWSGATVTPGSAVASGTGTGGYLTFDTTGGRSVRFKVGLSYVSAEGARRNLDAENPGWDFDAVRRAADAAWNEVLGRVLVSGGRESELRKFYTALYHVFQSPNVSSDVGGDYRGFDGAVHHADHPVYQNYSGWDIYRSWAALVALLAPAEANDIARSMVLDGQQGGLLPKWSQQTDEEFVMTGDPGPIVIAGLYAFGARDFDTTAALALMERSSAGGTSQGRPVRGRQSAYTRLGYLAGDPSDSLEYSASDFAVAQFARALGDVDAYRAHMTRAQWWRNTYGQDAGYVQPRDQAGRWAWPLDPASGRGFTEGNAAQYTWTVPYDYAGLIGTMGGRHTALQRLDHHFGELNAGQSRPYYYIGNEPEHGVPWAYNFARRPAGAADAVRRVAAESFGTGPGGLPGNDDLGATSAWYVWAALGMYPVTPGADTLALHGPLFPAALVRRPGGDIAITATGGGRYVQGLTVDRAATTHSYLRYPDLAGGAALEYTMGGAPGARWGTGADDVPPSFPDGAPAVPAAPERGPDLALGAAATGSAPCPGGGPAERAFDGALGSAAGWCSAEPDPWLRADLGAVRTVSAFVVAHAGLGGESTGRNTAAFRIDTSTDGVDWSPAVAATGSRASRTEHTVPPRPARYVRLRVDVTADAPAGGDPEPARIQELEVYGDGPGPR, translated from the coding sequence CTGCTCGCCGCCGCAGGCCCGGCCGACGCCGCCGTCACGCCCGCACAGGCGGCCGCCGTCCCGCTCACCCGGTACGTCGACCCCTTCGTCGGCACCGACGACAGCACCGCCCCCGACCCGGTGCCCGGCGGATCCGGCGGCAGCACCTACCCCGGGGCGGTCGTCCCCTTCGGCGGGGTGCAGTTCAGCCCCGACACCCCGACCGCCTCGCCCTCCGGCTACCGGTGGTCCGACAGCTCGGTGGAGTCCTTCAGCCTGACCCACTTCGACGGCGCCGGCTGCCCCAACAACGAGGACCTGCCGCTGCTCCCGGTGACCGGTGCCCTCACCGCCTCCCCCGGCAGCGCCTGGACGGAGTACGCCTCCGGCCACACCAAGGCCGAGGAGTCCGCCGCCCCCGGCCGGTACCGGACCAGGCTCGACCGGTACGGCACCGACGTCGAACTGACCGCCACCACCCGCACCGGCATGGGCCGGCTGACCTATCCCGCCACCGACACCGCCCGGCTGCTGATCGGCACCGGCCGCAGCGCGACCGGCGACCGGCCCGGAAGCCTGCGGATCGACGGACCCGAGGTGACCGGCAGCGTCACCGCCGGCGGCTTCTGCGGCTCGTCGAAGACCTATCAGATCTGGTTCGACCTGCGCCTCGACCGCGCGCCGACCGGCTTCGGCACCTGGTCCGGGGCGACCGTCACCCCCGGTTCGGCCGTCGCCTCGGGCACCGGCACCGGCGGGTACCTCACCTTCGACACGACCGGCGGGCGGAGCGTCCGGTTCAAGGTCGGGCTCAGCTACGTCAGCGCCGAGGGTGCCCGGCGCAACCTCGACGCGGAGAACCCCGGCTGGGACTTCGACGCCGTCCGCAGGGCCGCCGACGCCGCCTGGAACGAGGTGCTCGGCCGGGTGCTGGTGAGCGGCGGCCGGGAGAGCGAGCTGCGGAAGTTCTACACGGCGCTCTACCACGTGTTCCAGAGCCCGAACGTGTCCAGTGACGTCGGTGGTGACTACCGCGGCTTCGACGGGGCCGTGCACCACGCCGACCACCCGGTCTACCAGAACTACTCCGGCTGGGACATCTACCGCTCCTGGGCGGCGCTGGTCGCCCTGCTCGCGCCGGCCGAGGCGAACGACATCGCCCGGTCGATGGTGCTGGACGGTCAGCAGGGCGGACTGCTGCCCAAGTGGTCGCAGCAGACCGACGAGGAGTTCGTGATGACCGGCGACCCCGGCCCGATCGTGATCGCGGGCCTGTACGCCTTCGGCGCACGGGACTTCGACACCACGGCCGCGCTCGCCCTGATGGAGAGGTCCTCGGCCGGGGGCACCAGCCAGGGCCGCCCGGTCCGCGGCCGGCAGTCCGCCTACACCCGGCTCGGCTACCTCGCCGGGGATCCGTCCGACTCGCTGGAGTACTCCGCCTCCGACTTCGCGGTGGCGCAGTTCGCCCGGGCGCTGGGGGACGTGGACGCGTACCGCGCCCACATGACCCGCGCCCAGTGGTGGCGCAACACCTACGGCCAGGACGCCGGCTACGTGCAGCCACGGGACCAGGCCGGCCGGTGGGCCTGGCCGCTGGACCCGGCGAGCGGCCGGGGCTTCACCGAGGGCAACGCGGCGCAGTACACCTGGACGGTCCCGTACGACTACGCGGGCCTGATCGGGACCATGGGCGGCCGGCACACCGCCCTGCAGCGGCTGGACCACCACTTCGGCGAGCTGAACGCCGGCCAGAGCCGGCCCTACTACTACATCGGCAACGAGCCGGAGCACGGCGTGCCCTGGGCCTACAACTTCGCCCGCCGGCCGGCCGGGGCCGCCGACGCCGTCCGCCGGGTGGCGGCCGAGTCCTTCGGCACCGGCCCGGGCGGCCTGCCGGGCAACGACGACCTCGGCGCCACCTCGGCCTGGTACGTCTGGGCCGCGCTCGGGATGTACCCGGTCACGCCGGGCGCCGACACCCTCGCCCTGCACGGGCCGCTCTTCCCGGCGGCGCTGGTCAGGCGCCCGGGCGGCGACATCGCCATCACCGCCACCGGCGGCGGCCGCTACGTCCAGGGGCTGACGGTCGACCGGGCGGCCACCACCCACAGCTACCTGCGCTACCCGGACCTCGCCGGCGGGGCCGCGCTGGAGTACACCATGGGCGGCGCACCCGGCGCGCGCTGGGGCACCGGCGCCGACGACGTGCCGCCCTCCTTCCCCGACGGCGCGCCGGCCGTCCCCGCCGCGCCCGAGCGCGGCCCGGACCTCGCGCTCGGCGCCGCCGCCACCGGCTCCGCGCCCTGCCCCGGCGGCGGACCGGCCGAGCGCGCCTTCGACGGCGCGCTCGGCAGCGCGGCCGGCTGGTGCTCCGCGGAGCCGGACCCGTGGCTGCGGGCCGACCTCGGCGCCGTCCGCACGGTCTCCGCCTTCGTGGTCGCCCACGCGGGCCTGGGCGGCGAGAGCACCGGCCGCAACACCGCCGCCTTCCGGATCGACACCAGCACCGACGGCGTCGACTGGAGCCCGGCCGTCGCCGCCACCGGCTCCCGGGCCAGCCGCACCGAGCACACCGTCCCGCCCCGCCCGGCCCGGTACGTGCGGCTGCGGGTCGACGTCACCGCCGACGCCCCGGCCGGCGGCGACCCGGAGCCGGCCCGGATCCAGGAGCTGGAGGTGTAC